One window of the Actinomyces wuliandei genome contains the following:
- a CDS encoding FtsX-like permease family protein, whose product MKESPLMPALLDPRRTVAAMVAVAMSAALITFALIVSDSFRAQLTASARASVGDADAVVLVDPRDTTAGGRLSAQTVQEASQADGAAAVRLYTEGNVSVRHHGGVSDTSAIVLDVPEPTGGTELVQGRLPEGTGEIAVSPYFLQHEEELGAGPGTTVGSTITLASGDPDSGQTSTATTSTATIVGVVQPGAEITRNDPNGISHIFATAEEQAELGLSQDPAVLYVTAQPGTSAGELVSTLTRAVTAVQPGVEVYTASDIITMRAQSAGAISSNALNLLQLITPVCAVVAGIVIATTFTTLVARQTRQVGLLRCVGATRRQVMASVLRTATLTGLAGSVAGAAAGTGLAALVISSGVIEGVGTGHLTMSWRSLALAVLIGTVVTLVSVLRPAYQATQISPLVALRGEAAGSGSPRRRRRLVAVSGAAVIILGLGLLWGGATWRALQVLVTGAVVVVLGVMILLPTLVTRVSCLAEALSGGPRRPVLQLATRNLARSPRRSAATAASLLVCVAVAAAMATGVSVFTASWGSYVTSRSPVDIIVGDLATDQDAEAVTAQVQAVEGVETAVAVPTLDVQMTSASTDVDDQAVTVIATDQGTVAPVLRSPEVLEDLDDHTLVLESVYEIPDGTQVTLTGPEGSADLTVRVNPGASDALVTPAVAQQLVGDAPTASTLWVRASGEITDQAPAAAVREALEGTGLYVADFMESRSGLTDEVVQVAAAVGAMLVFTLLIALSGMASTTSMSVLERTREIGVLRATGTQRGEVRRLFLTEGLLTTLLGGGIGLVLGCGVGVAGAAALLNNGEGSPLSVPVWLGPGLLIILLAAVAVGVLASLRPAETASSIPPVQALAQD is encoded by the coding sequence ATGAAGGAGTCCCCCCTGATGCCCGCCCTGCTCGACCCCCGCCGCACCGTGGCCGCTATGGTGGCGGTAGCCATGAGCGCCGCCCTCATCACCTTTGCGCTCATCGTCTCCGACTCCTTCCGCGCCCAGCTCACCGCCAGTGCCCGGGCCAGCGTGGGTGACGCCGACGCGGTCGTGCTCGTGGACCCCAGGGACACTACGGCTGGCGGGCGGCTCTCCGCGCAGACGGTGCAGGAGGCCTCCCAGGCCGACGGGGCGGCAGCCGTTCGCCTCTACACCGAGGGCAACGTGTCGGTCCGCCACCACGGGGGCGTCTCCGACACCTCAGCGATCGTCCTGGACGTGCCGGAGCCGACGGGCGGCACCGAGCTGGTCCAGGGGCGCCTGCCGGAGGGGACCGGTGAGATCGCCGTGTCCCCTTACTTCCTCCAGCACGAGGAGGAGCTGGGAGCCGGTCCCGGCACCACAGTCGGCTCCACCATCACCCTGGCCTCCGGCGACCCGGACTCCGGGCAGACCTCCACAGCGACTACTTCTACAGCGACTATCGTCGGCGTGGTCCAGCCTGGGGCTGAGATCACCCGCAACGACCCCAACGGCATCTCCCACATCTTTGCCACGGCCGAGGAGCAGGCTGAGCTGGGGCTCTCACAGGACCCGGCCGTCCTCTACGTCACAGCACAGCCGGGGACCAGCGCAGGCGAGCTGGTCTCCACGCTCACCCGGGCCGTGACCGCCGTCCAGCCGGGCGTGGAGGTCTACACCGCCTCGGACATCATCACCATGCGTGCGCAGAGCGCAGGCGCCATCAGCTCGAACGCGCTCAACCTGCTCCAGCTCATCACGCCAGTGTGCGCGGTGGTGGCCGGGATCGTCATCGCCACCACCTTCACCACCCTGGTGGCCCGCCAGACCCGCCAGGTCGGGCTGCTGCGCTGCGTGGGCGCCACCCGCCGCCAGGTCATGGCCTCGGTGCTGCGCACCGCCACCCTCACCGGACTGGCCGGCTCCGTGGCCGGGGCCGCCGCCGGCACCGGCCTGGCCGCGCTGGTCATCAGCTCGGGGGTCATTGAGGGTGTGGGGACCGGCCACCTCACTATGTCCTGGAGGTCCCTCGCCCTGGCCGTCCTCATCGGCACGGTAGTCACCCTGGTCTCCGTGCTGCGCCCGGCCTACCAGGCCACCCAGATCTCCCCGCTGGTGGCGCTGCGCGGTGAGGCCGCCGGGAGCGGCTCACCGCGCAGGCGCAGGAGGCTGGTCGCAGTGTCCGGGGCTGCCGTCATCATCCTGGGCCTGGGACTCCTCTGGGGTGGTGCCACGTGGCGGGCGCTGCAGGTCCTCGTCACCGGGGCCGTCGTGGTGGTCCTCGGCGTCATGATCCTCCTGCCGACGCTGGTCACCAGGGTCTCCTGCCTGGCCGAGGCCCTCAGCGGCGGCCCGCGCCGCCCCGTCCTCCAGCTGGCCACCCGCAACCTGGCCCGCAGCCCCCGGCGCTCGGCGGCCACCGCCGCCTCCCTGCTGGTCTGCGTGGCCGTGGCCGCCGCAATGGCCACGGGGGTGTCCGTCTTCACCGCCTCCTGGGGGAGCTATGTCACCAGCAGGTCCCCGGTTGACATCATTGTCGGGGACCTGGCTACGGACCAGGACGCTGAGGCGGTCACTGCTCAGGTCCAGGCGGTCGAGGGCGTGGAGACGGCTGTGGCCGTGCCCACCCTCGACGTGCAGATGACCTCAGCCTCGACAGACGTCGACGACCAGGCCGTCACCGTCATAGCGACCGACCAGGGGACGGTCGCCCCAGTCCTGCGCTCCCCGGAGGTGTTGGAGGACCTGGACGACCACACGCTTGTCCTGGAGAGCGTCTACGAGATCCCCGACGGCACCCAGGTGACCCTCACCGGCCCGGAGGGCAGCGCCGACCTCACGGTCCGCGTCAACCCGGGCGCCAGTGACGCCCTGGTCACGCCCGCAGTAGCCCAGCAGCTGGTCGGGGACGCCCCCACCGCCTCCACCCTGTGGGTACGCGCCAGCGGGGAGATCACCGACCAGGCACCGGCCGCAGCGGTGCGCGAGGCTCTTGAGGGCACCGGCCTCTACGTCGCTGACTTCATGGAGTCCCGCAGCGGCCTCACCGATGAGGTGGTCCAGGTGGCCGCAGCCGTGGGTGCCATGCTCGTCTTCACGCTGCTCATCGCCCTGTCCGGCATGGCCAGCACCACCTCCATGAGCGTCCTGGAGCGCACCCGTGAGATCGGGGTGCTGCGCGCCACCGGAACCCAGCGAGGAGAGGTCCGCCGCCTGTTCCTCACCGAGGGCCTCCTCACCACCCTCCTGGGTGGCGGCATCGGCCTGGTGCTGGGGTGCGGCGTCGGCGTCGCGGGCGCCGCCGCCCTGCTCAACAACGGGGAGGGGAGCCCTCTGTCCGTCCCTGTGTGGTTGGGACCTGGACTGCTCATCATCCTCCTGGCTGCCGTGGCCGTGGGCGTGCTGGCCTCGCTGCGCCCCGCCGAGACCGCCAGCAGTATCCCACCCGTCCAGGCGCTGGCCCAGGACTAG
- a CDS encoding actinodefensin translates to MSPFIRRTTALAGADFTQALRSETHAPTEGAEDFGCGPFVGNGKCRRHCRNTGRRDGYCMGMFKQTCKCHG, encoded by the coding sequence ATGTCCCCGTTCATCCGTCGCACCACCGCCTTGGCTGGCGCCGACTTCACCCAGGCCCTGCGCTCAGAAACCCACGCACCCACAGAGGGCGCCGAGGATTTCGGCTGCGGCCCATTCGTTGGAAACGGTAAGTGCCGCAGACATTGTCGCAATACCGGGCGCCGGGACGGCTACTGCATGGGCATGTTCAAGCAGACCTGCAAGTGCCACGGCTGA
- the folP gene encoding dihydropteroate synthase: protein MTRQTASAPAPLPDTLAAGRPLLMGVVNVTPDSFSDGGCWATTETALARARELLAQGADLLDVGGESTRPGAAPVTVEEERGRVLPVVRELAGQGAVVSVDTVHASTAEAALQAGALIVNDVSGGLADPAMHRLVAQTGVVYVCQHWRGDPQTMDRLTSYPDGVLAGVAAELRERLDELDAAGARRSQVVVDPGLGFAKTHAQSWQLLAGTARLVAGLGQPLLVGASRKRFLAMAAPEGATPLQRDAVTAATTALAAVAGAWAVRVHEVPANRDALRTASLWKEYQ, encoded by the coding sequence CTGACGAGGCAGACCGCCTCGGCTCCGGCGCCTCTGCCGGACACCCTCGCGGCTGGTCGCCCCCTCCTCATGGGTGTGGTCAACGTGACCCCGGACTCCTTCTCTGACGGCGGCTGCTGGGCCACCACGGAGACGGCCCTGGCCCGTGCCCGCGAGCTGCTGGCCCAGGGGGCCGACCTGCTGGACGTCGGCGGGGAGTCCACCCGGCCGGGCGCGGCACCGGTGACGGTGGAGGAGGAGCGGGGCCGGGTCCTGCCGGTGGTGCGTGAGCTCGCCGGGCAGGGGGCTGTCGTCTCGGTGGACACGGTCCACGCCTCGACCGCCGAGGCGGCGCTCCAGGCCGGTGCGCTCATCGTCAACGATGTCTCCGGGGGGCTGGCCGATCCTGCCATGCACCGCCTGGTCGCGCAGACGGGCGTGGTCTACGTGTGCCAGCACTGGCGTGGCGACCCCCAGACCATGGACCGGCTGACCAGCTACCCGGACGGGGTCCTGGCGGGAGTGGCCGCCGAGCTGCGGGAGCGCCTGGACGAGCTGGACGCTGCGGGCGCGCGCCGCAGCCAGGTCGTGGTGGACCCGGGCCTGGGCTTCGCCAAGACCCACGCCCAGTCCTGGCAGCTCCTGGCAGGTACCGCGCGCCTGGTGGCCGGGCTCGGCCAGCCTCTGCTGGTCGGGGCCTCGCGCAAGCGCTTCCTGGCGATGGCGGCGCCAGAGGGTGCCACGCCCCTCCAGCGTGACGCCGTCACCGCCGCAACCACGGCCCTGGCCGCCGTCGCTGGCGCCTGGGCCGTGC
- a CDS encoding ABC transporter ATP-binding protein, producing the protein MSVGTGFQTGSYGGVAPHPHAPAAPGRAGRRGETVVEARDLTRVYGSGEAQVIALDQVSLAVQRGQFVAIMGASGSGKSTLLHCLAGLDAPTQGQVLIAGRDITAMRDQELTTLRRDQLGFVFQSFNLLPTLSAEENILLPLRLAHRKPDTDWYNAVVTVLGIENRLEHRPSELSGGQQQRVAVARALIGRPAVVFADEPTGALDTASSAALLDVLAQTCQTLGQTVVMVTHDPEAAATTSRIIRLADGRITQDQAVEHRSGAHAASAPAPGTRAPAAPGTQAQAAQAPGRQVPAATSPGGASWHPRHAAGSL; encoded by the coding sequence ATGTCAGTCGGTACAGGATTCCAGACGGGGTCGTACGGGGGTGTCGCCCCTCATCCACACGCTCCTGCTGCGCCCGGTCGTGCTGGTCGGCGCGGTGAGACCGTGGTGGAGGCCCGGGACCTGACCCGGGTCTACGGCAGCGGGGAGGCCCAGGTCATCGCCCTGGACCAGGTGAGCCTGGCCGTGCAGCGGGGCCAGTTCGTGGCGATCATGGGTGCCTCCGGGTCGGGCAAGTCCACCCTCCTGCACTGCCTGGCCGGGCTGGACGCGCCCACGCAGGGCCAGGTCCTCATCGCCGGGCGCGACATCACCGCGATGAGGGACCAGGAGCTGACCACGCTGCGGCGCGACCAGCTGGGGTTTGTCTTCCAGTCCTTCAACCTCCTGCCCACGCTCAGCGCGGAGGAGAACATCCTGCTGCCCCTGCGCCTGGCCCACCGCAAGCCCGACACAGACTGGTACAACGCCGTGGTGACCGTCCTGGGCATCGAGAACCGGCTGGAGCACCGCCCCTCCGAGCTCTCCGGCGGCCAGCAGCAGCGCGTGGCGGTGGCGCGGGCGCTCATCGGCCGCCCCGCAGTGGTCTTTGCCGACGAGCCCACCGGCGCCCTGGACACGGCCTCCTCGGCGGCGCTGCTGGATGTCCTGGCCCAGACCTGCCAGACCCTGGGACAGACCGTGGTCATGGTCACCCACGACCCGGAGGCCGCAGCCACCACCAGCCGCATCATCCGCCTGGCCGACGGGCGCATCACCCAGGACCAGGCCGTGGAGCACCGCTCGGGCGCCCACGCGGCCAGCGCACCCGCCCCCGGCACAAGAGCACCTGCCGCCCCCGGCACGCAGGCACAGGCGGCACAGGCTCCCGGGCGCCAAGTCCCCGCAGCCACCTCACCGGGCGGCGCCTCCTGGCACCCCCGGCACGCAGCAGGGAGCCTGTGA
- a CDS encoding FtsX-like permease family protein: MPALLDLRRTVAATVAVALSAALIVFSLVVSDTYTTQASADARTSIHGADVVVTSKMASGLDGTYIPAEVAEEVEALDQVASVRGEHWSVLDLDLPEQLRGGAGTTVMAFGVPDLGGPTSLTDGRLPQATGELAIDTTLAQSRGLRVGDTLNLVASAEEEGGEGSGDEGAVNSSSTVVGIVSAGADSGELLEPNAIKVYATTEQLEVMGASTDYSFLYVTATPGADTAALQEQVAQVVHASSAEAAVAPAEEVATQRMVEGTTAGGIITILLNLLALVCVLVAGIVIATTFTTLVARQTRQVGLLRCVGATRRQVTASVLRTGTLTGLVGSAAGAVLGIAGTALLVRTGAMEDLDGASLTISPAAVLLAVIATTVVTLVSVLRPARRAARVSPLIAVTGQDLNREHASRRRRRVAAFGAVLLLAGLATTVAGMSAQSIRTAAAGGVVLVIGLLLALPLLVTAGAALIERLCSAQRFPVLHLAARNLGRNPGRSAASAATILVGVGVGAVLFTGLFSFQSSFQNILNDVSQRDITVLGVTPENEATVTSAVAEAEGVESLTTVPVIDVTQTVDGTTQDLSGIAVLDMEAISPVVHSTAGLEDLEDGVLIVGGIYGIPDGTTVTLTGPAGSTEVTARVREGWGAVITPGTAQHLTGGAETNSMVWARTTEGNTPGAAEASIREALRGQEVMVDGREDAFATITHNINQFVLMVSVVLGLSLVIALVGLANTTRVSILERTREIGVLRAMGTQRTEVRRLVVAENVLTAGLGGLLGIATGTLLGAAGMRAIIGAVASDLPTGENSQEAGSIAVSVPFLPLVITLLVALAVGVLASLRPAEAASRVPPVQALAVD, encoded by the coding sequence ATGCCCGCCCTGCTTGACCTGCGGCGCACCGTGGCCGCCACCGTCGCGGTGGCCCTGAGCGCCGCCCTCATCGTCTTCTCCCTGGTGGTCTCCGACACCTACACCACCCAGGCCTCCGCCGACGCCCGCACCAGCATCCACGGAGCCGACGTCGTGGTGACCAGTAAGATGGCATCAGGTCTGGATGGCACCTACATACCGGCCGAGGTGGCCGAGGAGGTCGAGGCCCTGGACCAGGTGGCCTCCGTGCGCGGGGAGCACTGGAGCGTCCTTGACCTTGACCTCCCCGAGCAGCTCAGGGGCGGCGCTGGTACGACAGTCATGGCCTTTGGCGTGCCCGACCTGGGCGGGCCGACCAGCCTCACCGACGGGAGGCTGCCCCAGGCCACGGGCGAGCTGGCCATTGACACCACCCTGGCACAGTCCCGGGGCCTCCGGGTGGGGGACACCCTCAACCTTGTCGCGTCCGCAGAAGAGGAGGGCGGTGAGGGTAGTGGTGATGAAGGCGCCGTCAACTCCAGTTCGACGGTGGTCGGCATCGTCTCAGCCGGGGCGGACAGCGGAGAGCTGCTGGAACCCAATGCCATCAAGGTCTACGCGACTACAGAGCAGCTGGAGGTCATGGGTGCCTCCACGGACTACTCCTTCCTCTACGTGACCGCCACCCCCGGGGCCGATACGGCAGCCCTGCAGGAGCAGGTCGCCCAGGTGGTCCACGCCTCCTCGGCTGAGGCTGCTGTGGCGCCCGCCGAGGAGGTGGCGACCCAGCGCATGGTAGAGGGCACCACAGCTGGCGGGATCATCACCATCCTGCTCAACCTGCTGGCCCTGGTGTGCGTGCTGGTGGCCGGGATCGTCATCGCCACCACCTTTACCACCCTGGTGGCCCGCCAGACCCGCCAGGTGGGGCTGCTGCGCTGTGTGGGCGCCACCCGCCGCCAGGTCACGGCCTCCGTGCTGCGCACCGGCACCCTCACCGGGCTGGTGGGGTCAGCAGCCGGGGCCGTCCTGGGCATCGCGGGCACGGCGCTCCTGGTCCGCACCGGGGCCATGGAGGACCTGGACGGCGCCAGCCTGACCATCTCACCTGCCGCCGTCCTCCTCGCCGTCATCGCCACCACGGTGGTGACCCTGGTGTCCGTCCTGCGGCCAGCACGCCGGGCCGCCCGGGTCTCCCCCCTCATTGCCGTCACCGGCCAGGACCTCAACCGCGAGCACGCCAGCCGCAGGCGCCGCCGGGTGGCTGCCTTCGGGGCCGTCCTGCTGCTGGCCGGGCTGGCCACCACCGTCGCCGGAATGTCCGCGCAGTCGATCAGGACCGCAGCCGCCGGAGGCGTGGTCCTGGTCATCGGCCTCCTGCTGGCCCTGCCGCTGCTGGTGACCGCCGGAGCAGCCCTCATTGAGCGCCTGTGCAGCGCCCAGCGCTTCCCCGTGCTCCACCTGGCCGCCCGCAACCTGGGCCGCAACCCCGGCCGCTCCGCCGCCAGCGCGGCGACCATCCTGGTGGGGGTCGGTGTGGGCGCGGTGCTCTTCACGGGCCTGTTCTCCTTCCAGTCCTCCTTCCAGAACATCCTGAACGACGTCTCCCAGAGGGACATCACCGTGCTGGGCGTGACGCCGGAGAACGAGGCCACGGTCACCTCCGCTGTCGCGGAGGCCGAGGGGGTGGAGTCCCTGACCACCGTGCCTGTCATTGACGTCACCCAGACCGTGGACGGGACCACCCAGGACCTGTCGGGCATCGCGGTGCTGGACATGGAGGCCATCAGCCCCGTGGTGCACTCCACCGCTGGCCTGGAGGACCTGGAGGACGGCGTGCTCATCGTCGGCGGCATCTACGGCATCCCCGACGGCACCACCGTCACCCTGACCGGGCCCGCTGGCAGCACGGAGGTCACCGCCCGTGTCCGCGAGGGCTGGGGTGCTGTGATCACGCCCGGCACCGCCCAGCACCTCACCGGGGGCGCCGAGACCAACAGCATGGTGTGGGCACGCACCACCGAGGGCAACACCCCAGGAGCCGCTGAGGCAAGTATCCGCGAGGCCCTGCGCGGCCAGGAGGTCATGGTCGACGGCCGGGAGGACGCCTTCGCCACCATCACCCACAACATCAACCAGTTTGTGCTCATGGTCTCAGTGGTCCTGGGCCTGTCCCTGGTTATCGCCCTGGTGGGCCTGGCCAACACCACCAGGGTCTCTATCCTGGAGCGCACCCGGGAGATCGGGGTGCTGCGCGCCATGGGCACCCAGCGCACCGAGGTCAGGCGCCTCGTGGTGGCCGAGAACGTCCTCACCGCCGGGCTGGGAGGGCTTCTAGGTATCGCTACGGGGACCCTCCTGGGAGCAGCAGGAATGAGAGCGATCATCGGCGCCGTAGCATCTGACCTGCCCACCGGGGAGAACAGCCAGGAGGCTGGCAGCATCGCCGTCTCCGTCCCGTTCCTGCCCCTGGTCATCACCCTGCTGGTAGCCCTGGCCGTGGGCGTGCTGGCCTCGCTGCGTCCTGCCGAGGCCGCCAGCCGGGTCCCGCCCGTCCAGGCCCTGGCCGTGGACTAG
- a CDS encoding actinodefensin has product MPPFIRRTTALAGADFTQALRSETHAPVEGSESFPCLGHPARCVAHCRKVGFRGGYCVPIRRCVCY; this is encoded by the coding sequence GTGCCCCCATTCATCCGCCGCACCACCGCCCTGGCTGGCGCCGACTTCACCCAGGCCCTGCGCTCCGAGACCCACGCACCTGTCGAGGGCAGCGAGTCCTTCCCTTGCCTCGGTCATCCTGCTAGGTGCGTCGCCCACTGCCGCAAGGTCGGCTTCAGGGGAGGCTACTGCGTCCCCATTCGCCGCTGCGTCTGCTACTGA
- a CDS encoding FtsX-like permease family protein, whose translation MPALLDPRRTVAAMVAVAMSAVLIVFSFIVSDSFRAQLTADAWASVGKADVVAEASATADEGVFPEQAVRDVSQANGVAAVRPQIQRQMWGIPPGANSADVFSLFVLDVPEISGGTRLTGGRLPEGAQEVAVSSTFAQQYSLEVGSTTTLAQDSHGGPARTTTTVTVVGIIQPSAEVAADVSSLPLVFTTAEARAALGVPEDPAFLYITARPGTSPEELRDTVTEALQATQADARVSTAADVVTWRASTSGGGATSTAFLLLRLLTPVCAVVAGIVIATTFTTLVARQTHQIGLTRCVGASRRQVLVSVLRTGLLSGVVGSAAGAAAGAAVAATVVRSGVVEGLEARYLTVSWRSFALAVLIGTVVTLVSVLRPARQATQVSPLVALTGQTADTNALGRRRVVVAAAGVLIALVGCGLIWQGVTARVLEYITAGAVVTVLGVIASLPLLVIGASRLAEVLSGRARRPILQLAARNLARNPGRAAATAASLLVSVAVAATLATGLSSVDASMEGYLASGSPVDIRVEGITAEQDATALVSQVEAVEGVEATTLVPCIEAQVISSTSESGSSAEDPEDPEGAGDPDDSSMTLDVIDRDAITPVIRSDQGLEGLDDHTLIVGGIYGLEDGSAITLSGLAGSVELTVHVSEEAGTVVTPAVAQQLAGDAPTSVSLWARTSGDGSDQAPATAVRQALAGSGLLVVTSAEGRASFTQMVQQVTVVIGGVLVFTLLIALSGMANTASVGVLERTREIGVLRATGTQRAEVRRLFLTEGLLTALLGGAIGILLGCTVGIAGSAALLNSDSGDNLVIQVPWLVLAGAFLAAAAVGVLATWRPAEAASRVPPVLALAQD comes from the coding sequence ATGCCCGCCCTGCTCGACCCCCGCCGCACCGTGGCCGCTATGGTAGCGGTGGCCATGAGCGCCGTCCTCATTGTGTTCTCCTTCATCGTCTCTGACTCCTTCCGCGCCCAGCTCACTGCGGACGCCTGGGCCAGCGTGGGTAAGGCCGACGTCGTGGCCGAGGCCTCCGCCACAGCAGACGAGGGGGTGTTCCCCGAGCAGGCCGTGCGCGACGTCTCCCAGGCCAACGGGGTGGCGGCGGTACGCCCCCAGATCCAGAGGCAGATGTGGGGAATCCCGCCGGGCGCGAACAGCGCCGACGTGTTCTCCCTGTTTGTGCTGGACGTGCCGGAGATCTCGGGAGGCACCCGGCTGACCGGTGGCCGCCTGCCGGAGGGCGCCCAGGAGGTGGCGGTCTCCTCCACCTTTGCCCAGCAGTACAGCCTGGAGGTGGGCAGCACGACCACCCTTGCCCAGGACTCACACGGTGGCCCGGCCAGGACGACCACCACGGTGACCGTCGTAGGTATTATCCAGCCCAGCGCCGAGGTCGCTGCTGACGTCAGCTCCCTCCCTCTGGTCTTTACCACCGCCGAGGCACGCGCCGCGCTGGGGGTGCCCGAGGACCCCGCCTTCCTCTACATCACCGCCCGGCCGGGCACCAGCCCCGAGGAGCTGCGGGACACCGTCACCGAGGCGCTCCAGGCCACCCAGGCCGACGCGCGAGTCAGCACGGCCGCGGACGTGGTCACCTGGCGCGCCAGCACCTCCGGTGGGGGTGCTACCTCGACGGCGTTCCTGCTGCTGCGGCTGCTCACGCCGGTGTGTGCCGTGGTGGCCGGGATCGTCATCGCCACCACCTTCACCACCCTGGTGGCCCGCCAGACCCACCAGATCGGCCTGACCCGCTGCGTGGGCGCCAGCCGCCGCCAGGTCCTGGTCTCGGTGCTGCGCACCGGCCTGCTTTCCGGGGTGGTGGGCTCAGCAGCCGGGGCGGCCGCTGGCGCGGCCGTGGCCGCCACGGTGGTGCGCTCCGGGGTGGTGGAAGGGCTTGAGGCCCGGTACCTCACCGTGTCCTGGAGGTCCTTCGCCCTGGCCGTCCTCATCGGCACCGTGGTGACCCTGGTCTCCGTGCTGCGCCCGGCCCGCCAGGCCACCCAGGTCTCCCCGCTGGTGGCCCTGACCGGCCAGACCGCTGACACCAACGCACTGGGCAGGCGGCGGGTCGTGGTCGCCGCAGCAGGGGTGCTCATCGCCCTGGTCGGCTGCGGACTCATCTGGCAGGGTGTCACCGCGCGAGTGCTGGAGTACATTACGGCCGGAGCGGTGGTCACCGTGCTGGGGGTAATTGCCTCCCTGCCGCTGCTAGTGATCGGCGCCTCCCGCCTGGCTGAGGTCCTCAGCGGGCGCGCGCGCCGCCCCATTCTCCAGCTGGCCGCCCGCAACCTGGCCCGCAACCCCGGACGGGCCGCCGCCACCGCCGCCTCCCTGCTGGTCTCCGTGGCCGTGGCCGCCACCCTGGCCACCGGCCTGTCCAGCGTTGACGCCTCCATGGAGGGCTACCTGGCCTCCGGCTCCCCGGTGGACATCCGCGTGGAGGGGATCACGGCTGAGCAGGACGCCACCGCCCTGGTCTCCCAGGTGGAGGCCGTCGAGGGCGTGGAGGCCACCACGCTCGTGCCCTGCATTGAGGCCCAGGTCATCTCTAGTACTTCCGAGAGTGGCAGCAGCGCCGAGGATCCAGAAGACCCAGAAGGTGCTGGGGACCCGGACGACTCCTCCATGACCCTGGACGTCATCGACCGCGACGCCATCACCCCGGTCATCCGCTCCGACCAGGGCCTGGAGGGTCTGGACGACCACACCCTCATCGTCGGGGGTATCTACGGTCTGGAGGACGGATCGGCCATCACGCTGTCCGGCCTGGCTGGCAGCGTCGAGCTCACCGTCCACGTGTCGGAGGAGGCGGGCACCGTCGTCACACCGGCAGTGGCCCAGCAGCTGGCCGGGGACGCCCCGACCAGCGTCTCCCTGTGGGCGCGCACTAGCGGTGACGGCTCTGACCAGGCACCGGCCACCGCGGTCCGTCAGGCCCTGGCGGGCTCCGGCCTCCTGGTTGTCACCTCCGCCGAGGGCAGGGCCTCCTTCACCCAGATGGTCCAGCAGGTCACCGTAGTCATTGGCGGGGTACTGGTCTTCACGCTGCTCATCGCCTTGTCCGGCATGGCCAACACCGCGTCCGTGGGCGTGCTGGAGCGCACCCGTGAGATCGGGGTGCTGCGCGCCACCGGAACCCAGCGAGCAGAGGTCCGCCGCCTGTTCCTCACCGAGGGCCTCCTCACCGCCCTCCTGGGCGGAGCCATCGGCATCCTGCTGGGCTGCACGGTAGGCATCGCGGGATCGGCCGCCCTGCTCAACTCGGACTCCGGTGACAACCTGGTCATCCAGGTGCCCTGGCTGGTCCTGGCCGGGGCCTTCCTGGCTGCCGCAGCCGTGGGCGTGCTGGCCACCTGGCGTCCTGCCGAGGCCGCCAGCCGGGTGCCGCCCGTCCTGGCCCTGGCCCAGGACTGA
- a CDS encoding actinodefensin, with the protein MSQFIRRTTALAGADFSQALRSETHAPTEGAEGPCPHNEGKCNRICKAKGYHGGYCGSFANLVCKCYG; encoded by the coding sequence ATGTCCCAGTTCATCCGTCGCACCACCGCTCTGGCTGGCGCCGACTTCAGCCAGGCCCTGCGCTCAGAGACCCACGCGCCCACCGAGGGCGCCGAGGGCCCCTGCCCTCACAACGAGGGGAAGTGCAACCGGATCTGCAAGGCAAAGGGATACCACGGGGGCTACTGCGGCAGTTTTGCCAACCTCGTCTGCAAGTGCTACGGCTGA